Proteins co-encoded in one Flavobacterium sp. M31R6 genomic window:
- a CDS encoding response regulator has product MLELIMCIDDDPITLMLFKKVVQKASFAKEITNTFNGQEAINLINTINNNPNQEKKPQLIFLDLNMPVMGGWEFLDLFNASNYFNLNNTKVIILTSTIDPEDIKKSKSYPNVIGFLSKPITVEMLDYLNSKL; this is encoded by the coding sequence ATGTTGGAACTTATCATGTGCATTGATGACGACCCTATCACATTGATGCTATTCAAAAAAGTAGTACAAAAAGCTTCTTTTGCAAAAGAAATAACAAACACTTTTAATGGCCAGGAAGCTATTAATTTAATCAACACAATTAACAACAATCCCAATCAAGAAAAAAAGCCACAATTAATCTTTTTAGATTTAAATATGCCTGTCATGGGTGGATGGGAGTTTCTCGATTTGTTTAATGCTTCCAATTATTTTAACCTAAACAATACAAAAGTTATCATTTTAACGTCAACCATAGATCCAGAGGACATCAAAAAATCGAAATCATACCCCAATGTCATTGGATTTCTATCCAAACCCATCACTGTTGAAATGTTGGATTATTTAAATAGCAAACTTTAA
- a CDS encoding PAS domain-containing sensor histidine kinase translates to MKNKANQITLIYTLFALFLAIISFKLAKQYSSHLDCYNFSFIKDIFFITITGILFRYILSKNDKRNTEINKSLRQTNDKLKESNDKYDIVAKATSDTIWDWKIPEDHITWNKGIKGIFGYSQDQVGKNSKWWFDNIHPEDSIKMSVKLYSFLEQKTEKWQDQYRFKCADGTYKYVLDRGFILKDENGKAVRMIGAIQDITKQKEEENRLKLLETVFTEAKDSIIITQAFSDDNQIPKIVFANPAFSKMSGYEHSEIIGKSPNFFMGKNSDLQEIEKLTDSIKNKTECFLEIILNKKDQSEYWVRLSFIPVYNLEHDLSHWISIQRDITEEKKLEKEKEILIRELTQNNKDLKQFSYITSHNLRAPLSNLTGLLNLIEDFTIEDEELKEILRGFKISTHLLNETINDLAKVITIKDSTSIQNEELQIRDIFKNILNQLHIQLESIKPQLNIIYGNVVKINTNKAYFESIFINLLTNSLKYRSKNRDLVIDIIIAEEENDTIKILFRDNGIGIDLERNKNKIFGLYQRFHDYPDSKGLGLFLVKSQIETMGGTISIQSEVEKGTEFTLTFKS, encoded by the coding sequence ATGAAAAACAAAGCCAACCAAATAACCTTAATCTACACCCTTTTCGCATTATTTTTAGCTATCATTAGCTTTAAATTAGCCAAACAATATTCTTCGCATTTGGATTGCTATAATTTCAGTTTCATCAAAGACATATTTTTCATCACTATTACAGGAATTCTCTTTAGATACATCTTGTCCAAAAACGACAAAAGAAATACTGAAATCAATAAAAGTCTCAGACAAACTAATGATAAATTAAAAGAATCAAACGACAAATACGACATCGTTGCCAAAGCCACTAGCGACACTATTTGGGACTGGAAAATCCCAGAGGATCACATCACCTGGAATAAGGGAATCAAAGGAATATTTGGTTACAGCCAAGATCAAGTGGGAAAAAATTCCAAGTGGTGGTTTGATAATATTCATCCTGAAGACAGTATAAAAATGTCGGTTAAACTTTATTCTTTTTTGGAACAAAAAACAGAAAAATGGCAGGATCAATATCGCTTTAAATGTGCAGACGGCACATACAAATATGTATTGGACAGAGGTTTTATTCTAAAAGACGAAAATGGAAAAGCCGTCCGAATGATTGGTGCTATACAGGACATCACCAAACAAAAGGAAGAAGAAAATCGCTTAAAATTACTTGAAACCGTTTTTACCGAAGCCAAAGATTCTATCATCATCACCCAAGCATTCTCAGACGACAATCAAATTCCAAAAATAGTTTTTGCCAACCCTGCTTTTAGCAAAATGTCAGGTTATGAGCATTCCGAAATAATAGGCAAATCCCCTAATTTCTTTATGGGTAAAAATTCCGACTTGCAAGAAATTGAAAAACTGACAGACTCCATAAAAAACAAAACAGAATGTTTTCTGGAAATCATCCTTAATAAAAAAGACCAATCCGAATACTGGGTCAGACTATCCTTTATTCCAGTTTATAATCTTGAACACGATCTTTCCCACTGGATTTCCATACAAAGAGATATTACAGAAGAAAAAAAATTAGAAAAAGAAAAAGAAATACTCATAAGAGAATTAACCCAAAACAACAAAGACTTAAAACAGTTTTCTTATATCACCTCTCACAATTTAAGAGCCCCCCTATCCAACTTGACTGGATTATTGAATCTAATTGAAGACTTTACAATTGAAGACGAAGAATTAAAAGAAATCCTTAGAGGCTTTAAAATATCAACACACTTACTCAATGAAACCATTAATGATCTCGCCAAGGTAATTACCATAAAAGACAGCACATCCATACAAAACGAAGAATTACAGATACGAGACATTTTCAAAAACATTCTTAACCAACTCCATATACAGCTCGAGAGCATAAAACCACAATTAAATATCATTTACGGAAATGTTGTTAAAATAAACACAAACAAAGCCTATTTTGAAAGCATCTTTATCAATTTACTCACCAATTCTTTAAAATACAGATCAAAAAACCGAGACTTAGTAATTGACATTATAATAGCTGAAGAAGAAAACGACACTATAAAAATCCTTTTCAGAGACAATGGCATAGGCATCGATTTAGAAAGAAATAAAAATAAAATTTTCGGACTATACCAAAGATTTCACGATTACCCAGACAGCAAAGGATTAGGCTTATTCTTAGTCAAATCACAAATAGAAACCATGGGAGGCACTATTAGTATACAAAGCGAGGTTGAAAAAGGAACTGAATTCACACTAACATTTAAATCCTGA
- a CDS encoding GH92 family glycosyl hydrolase: MQKLSILFFLLFLSLESCSSKEESKDFTQFVNPFIGTDGTGHTFPGACLPFGMVQPSPDNVDIGWDYTSGYQYKNPEILGFSQTHLSGTGINDLGDVLLLPFVENKTENFKTSYNKKTEKASPGLYSVTLNDSIKVNLTATERVAFNQFIYPTNKAKLLIDIQHGLRFLTDSLVLDSKVSIESNTTISGYCHNKNWVERKYFFTLTFDTPFSNAIELPKKPKEKAPRYIVNFELKNKTLQAKIAFSTVSIEGAKNNLKMELPHWDFEQTVANAKAKWNSYLAKIEIEAPQKQKEIFYTSLYHLFTQPSNIADVDGKYRGADDKIATAPNREYYSTLSLWDTYRAANPLYTILVPERVNGFINTMLLHHKAAGYLPIWTVWGQENNCMIGNHAIPIITDAYIKGFKGFDANEALQAMIETTTKNHPNSDWTLYSKYGYYPFDKIDNESVSRTLESGYDDYCVALLAEKLGRKTVAKTYYKRASYYKNIFDKETGLMRGKDTQGHWRTPFDPLKPTSPMNNPGDYTEANAWQYSWASTQHDITGVTNLLGGKEQFTKQLNTFFTLNGEKDNRHLGQEGMIGQYAHGNEPSHHISYLYAYSNEPEKGKKLITQIYNQFYNNTPNGITGNDDCGQMSAWYIFTTLGFYPINPATGAFVFGMPQVKKATIHLAENITLSIICDEKSYKKTTLNGTKINGIEINYKQIMQGGELKFE; encoded by the coding sequence ATGCAAAAATTATCAATCTTATTTTTTTTACTATTTCTTTCCTTAGAAAGTTGTTCAAGTAAAGAAGAATCTAAAGATTTTACCCAATTTGTCAATCCCTTTATAGGAACTGATGGAACAGGTCATACTTTTCCTGGTGCTTGTTTGCCTTTTGGAATGGTACAGCCCAGTCCAGACAATGTTGATATAGGTTGGGATTACACTTCGGGTTATCAATATAAGAATCCTGAAATTCTAGGCTTTTCCCAAACCCACTTGAGCGGAACCGGCATTAATGATTTAGGGGATGTTCTATTACTCCCGTTTGTAGAAAACAAAACTGAAAATTTCAAAACTAGTTATAACAAAAAAACTGAAAAAGCCAGTCCAGGTTTGTACTCGGTTACATTAAACGACAGTATAAAAGTAAATCTAACAGCAACTGAGAGAGTAGCCTTTAATCAATTTATCTATCCCACAAACAAAGCTAAATTATTGATTGACATTCAACACGGATTGCGTTTTTTAACGGACTCATTGGTATTGGACAGTAAAGTTAGCATTGAAAGCAACACAACTATTTCAGGCTATTGTCATAACAAAAACTGGGTAGAGCGAAAATATTTCTTTACATTGACATTTGATACTCCGTTTTCAAACGCAATAGAATTACCTAAAAAACCCAAAGAAAAAGCGCCTAGATATATTGTTAATTTCGAATTAAAAAACAAAACGTTACAAGCCAAAATTGCGTTTTCAACGGTAAGCATTGAAGGAGCTAAAAATAATTTAAAAATGGAATTGCCCCATTGGGATTTTGAACAAACGGTAGCCAATGCCAAAGCCAAATGGAACAGTTATTTAGCTAAAATCGAAATTGAAGCTCCTCAAAAACAAAAAGAAATATTTTATACTTCCCTGTACCATTTATTTACTCAACCCAGCAATATTGCCGATGTAGACGGAAAATACCGTGGTGCCGATGATAAAATTGCAACAGCACCCAACAGAGAATATTATTCGACACTTTCGCTTTGGGATACCTATAGAGCTGCAAATCCTTTATACACTATACTTGTTCCAGAACGTGTAAACGGTTTTATAAACACAATGCTCCTTCATCATAAGGCTGCGGGATATTTGCCTATTTGGACAGTTTGGGGACAAGAAAACAATTGCATGATTGGCAATCATGCAATTCCAATAATAACAGATGCTTACATCAAAGGATTCAAAGGTTTTGATGCTAATGAAGCTTTGCAAGCTATGATTGAAACTACTACCAAAAATCACCCCAATAGCGATTGGACTTTATACAGTAAATATGGGTATTATCCATTTGACAAAATAGATAACGAATCCGTTTCCAGAACATTAGAAAGTGGTTATGACGATTACTGTGTGGCGTTATTAGCCGAAAAGTTAGGCCGTAAAACGGTTGCCAAAACTTATTATAAAAGAGCCTCTTATTACAAAAACATATTCGACAAAGAAACGGGATTAATGAGAGGAAAAGATACTCAGGGTCATTGGAGAACGCCATTCGACCCTTTAAAACCGACCTCTCCTATGAATAATCCTGGAGATTATACTGAAGCCAACGCATGGCAATATTCCTGGGCTTCTACTCAACACGATATTACGGGAGTTACAAACTTATTAGGGGGAAAAGAACAATTCACCAAACAGTTGAATACTTTTTTTACACTAAATGGTGAAAAAGACAACAGACATCTTGGTCAAGAAGGAATGATTGGTCAATATGCCCATGGAAATGAACCTAGCCACCATATTTCCTATTTGTATGCCTACTCGAACGAACCTGAAAAAGGTAAAAAATTAATTACTCAAATCTATAATCAGTTTTACAATAATACCCCAAACGGAATTACAGGCAATGACGATTGTGGTCAAATGAGCGCATGGTATATTTTCACCACTTTAGGTTTTTATCCCATAAATCCTGCTACTGGTGCATTTGTTTTTGGAATGCCACAGGTCAAAAAAGCAACTATACATCTCGCTGAAAATATAACTTTAAGCATTATTTGTGATGAAAAATCTTATAAAAAAACTACCTTGAACGGAACCAAAATTAATGGAATCGAAATCAATTACAAACAAATTATGCAGGGTGGTGAGTTGAAATTTGAGTAA
- the typA gene encoding translational GTPase TypA, with amino-acid sequence MEAIRNIAIIAHVDHGKTTLVDKIMYHCQLFRDNENTGDLILDNNDLERERGITITSKNVSVQYKGTKINIIDTPGHADFGGEVERVLNMADGVCLLVDAFEGPMPQTRFVLQKAIDLGLKPCVVINKVDKENCTPEEVHEKVFDLMFELGAQEWQLDFPTVYGSAKNNWMSDHWENVTDNVEALLDMVVENVPAPKVSEGTPQMLITSLDFSAFTGRIAIGRLERGVLKEGMPISLVKRDGTIIKSRIKELHTFEGLGRKKVLEVIAGDICAIVGVEGFEIGDTIADFENPEALKTIDIDEPTMSMLFTINDSPFFGKEGKFVTSRHIRERLTKELEKNLAMKLGETDSADKFMVFGRGVLHLSVLIETMRREGYELQIGQPQVIIKEIDGKKCEPIEELTIDLPETLSGRAVEFVTMRKGEMLSMETKGERMIVKFNIPSRGIIGLRNQLLTATAGEAIMAHRFIGYEPYKGEIAGRNKGSLISMEKGKAIPYSIDKLQDRGKFFVEPNAEIYEGQVIGENSRGDDMCVNVTKEKKQSNVRSSGNDEKARIIPPIIFSLEEALEYIQKDEYVEVTPKSIRLRKIYLTETDRKRFKI; translated from the coding sequence ATGGAAGCTATTAGAAACATTGCAATTATTGCCCACGTCGATCACGGTAAAACAACTTTGGTTGATAAAATTATGTATCACTGTCAATTATTTCGTGACAACGAAAACACAGGTGATTTAATCCTTGATAACAACGACTTAGAGCGCGAAAGAGGTATTACTATTACTTCTAAAAATGTTTCGGTTCAGTATAAAGGTACCAAAATCAATATTATCGATACTCCTGGTCACGCCGATTTTGGTGGTGAGGTAGAGCGTGTTTTGAACATGGCTGATGGTGTTTGTCTTTTGGTGGATGCTTTTGAAGGTCCAATGCCACAAACTCGTTTTGTATTACAAAAAGCTATTGATTTAGGTCTTAAGCCTTGTGTTGTAATCAACAAAGTAGATAAAGAAAACTGTACTCCTGAAGAAGTTCATGAAAAAGTTTTTGACTTAATGTTCGAATTAGGTGCTCAAGAATGGCAGTTGGATTTCCCAACCGTTTATGGTTCAGCTAAGAATAACTGGATGTCTGATCACTGGGAAAACGTAACTGATAATGTTGAAGCATTGTTGGATATGGTTGTTGAGAATGTACCTGCTCCTAAGGTTTCCGAAGGAACTCCACAAATGTTGATTACATCTTTAGATTTCTCAGCTTTTACAGGACGTATTGCTATTGGTCGTCTAGAAAGAGGAGTTTTAAAAGAAGGTATGCCAATCTCATTGGTTAAAAGAGATGGTACAATAATAAAATCAAGAATTAAAGAGCTTCATACTTTTGAAGGTCTTGGACGTAAAAAAGTACTAGAAGTAATTGCTGGAGATATCTGTGCGATTGTTGGAGTTGAAGGATTTGAAATTGGAGATACTATCGCTGATTTTGAAAATCCAGAAGCGTTGAAAACAATTGATATTGATGAGCCTACAATGAGTATGTTGTTTACAATTAACGATTCTCCTTTCTTTGGAAAAGAGGGTAAATTTGTAACTTCTCGTCATATTAGAGAGCGTTTGACAAAGGAATTAGAGAAAAACTTAGCAATGAAATTGGGTGAAACTGATTCTGCTGATAAGTTTATGGTTTTTGGTCGTGGTGTACTTCACTTGTCTGTTCTTATTGAAACAATGAGAAGAGAAGGTTACGAATTGCAAATTGGTCAGCCACAGGTTATCATTAAAGAAATTGATGGTAAAAAATGTGAACCAATTGAGGAATTGACAATTGATTTACCAGAAACTCTTTCAGGTAGAGCGGTTGAGTTCGTTACTATGCGTAAAGGTGAAATGCTGAGTATGGAAACTAAAGGGGAGCGTATGATTGTAAAATTTAATATTCCATCACGTGGAATTATTGGATTGCGTAATCAATTGCTTACTGCTACTGCAGGTGAGGCTATTATGGCACACCGTTTTATAGGATACGAACCTTACAAAGGAGAAATTGCTGGACGTAACAAAGGTTCATTGATTTCTATGGAAAAAGGAAAAGCTATTCCTTATTCTATCGATAAATTACAAGATCGTGGTAAGTTTTTTGTTGAACCAAATGCCGAAATTTACGAAGGTCAGGTAATTGGAGAAAACTCTCGTGGTGATGATATGTGTGTAAACGTAACTAAAGAGAAAAAACAATCTAACGTTCGTTCTTCTGGGAATGATGAAAAAGCGAGAATTATTCCTCCAATCATTTTCTCTCTTGAAGAAGCTTTAGAATATATTCAAAAAGATGAGTATGTTGAGGTAACTCCAAAATCTATTCGTTTGAGAAAAATTTATTTGACAGAAACAGATAGAAAAAGATTTAAAATCTAA
- the rpsT gene encoding 30S ribosomal protein S20: protein MANHKSALKRIRSNEKRRVLNRYQHKTTRNAIKALRIATDKVDATSKLSSVISMIDKLAKKNIIHDNKASNLKSKLTKHVAKL from the coding sequence ATGGCAAATCATAAGTCAGCTCTAAAAAGAATTAGAAGTAACGAAAAGAGAAGAGTATTAAATAGATACCAACACAAAACGACTCGTAATGCTATTAAAGCATTAAGAATTGCAACTGATAAAGTTGATGCGACTTCAAAATTGTCAAGTGTAATCTCTATGATCGATAAATTAGCAAAGAAAAACATCATTCATGATAATAAAGCTTCAAACTTGAAGTCTAAGTTAACTAAGCATGTTGCTAAATTGTAA
- a CDS encoding alpha/beta hydrolase has translation MKKSIILFIVGMLSFPSNAQEVKVTSGKVQRMANFQSRLIDARNIDIWLPDGYSNKEKYAVLYMNDGQALYDAESTWNKQAWEVDEVAGKLIGEGKTQKFIVVGIWNNGAKRHPEYFPQKPYESLTQIQKDTVTAQLQKAGRTKEIFTPYSDLYLKFLVNELKPFIDKNFSTKTDQKNTFIAGSSMGGLISMYAICEYPKIFGGAACLSTHWPGTFSAINNPIPDAFANYLKANLPNPKDHKIYFDYGDQTLDAMYKPLQEKIDIVMKAKGFTNKNWETKSFPGENHSEQAWAKRLDIPLLFLLKK, from the coding sequence ATGAAAAAATCTATAATCTTATTCATTGTAGGAATGCTTAGCTTCCCTTCAAACGCTCAAGAAGTCAAAGTTACTTCCGGAAAAGTACAACGCATGGCAAATTTTCAATCCAGACTAATTGATGCCCGAAACATCGATATTTGGTTACCAGACGGATATTCAAACAAAGAAAAATATGCCGTTTTATACATGAATGACGGTCAAGCCTTGTATGATGCCGAAAGTACTTGGAACAAACAAGCTTGGGAAGTTGACGAAGTTGCAGGAAAATTAATCGGAGAAGGCAAAACTCAAAAATTCATAGTTGTCGGAATTTGGAACAATGGCGCCAAACGACATCCCGAATATTTCCCCCAAAAACCTTATGAAAGTTTAACACAAATTCAAAAAGACACGGTCACTGCTCAATTACAAAAAGCAGGAAGAACCAAAGAAATCTTCACTCCCTATTCGGATTTGTATTTAAAATTTCTGGTAAACGAATTAAAACCATTTATTGATAAAAATTTCTCGACAAAGACCGATCAAAAGAACACATTTATAGCGGGATCCAGTATGGGAGGACTAATATCTATGTACGCCATTTGCGAATATCCAAAAATTTTCGGTGGTGCAGCCTGCCTGTCAACGCACTGGCCAGGGACATTTTCTGCTATCAATAATCCTATTCCAGATGCTTTTGCCAATTATTTAAAAGCAAATCTCCCAAACCCAAAAGACCATAAAATCTATTTTGACTATGGAGACCAGACCCTTGACGCCATGTATAAACCTTTGCAAGAAAAAATAGATATTGTAATGAAAGCCAAAGGTTTTACTAACAAAAACTGGGAAACTAAATCCTTCCCTGGAGAAAATCATTCAGAACAAGCATGGGCTAAGAGATTGGATATTCCACTGTTGTTTTTATTAAAAAAGTAA